Part of the Pseudomonas sp. P8_241 genome is shown below.
TGCACACCCTCAATGCCGTCGGCACCCTGGGCGTCTACCAAGGTACGCCGCTGTTGCGCTCCGACGACGTGTACATGCCGATTACGCCGATGTTCCACGTGCATGCGTGGGGCGTGCCGTATGTCGCGACCCTGATGGGCATCAAACAGGTCTATCCCGGCAAGTACGAACCCAACAGCCTGGTCAAGTTGTACCGCGAAGAGAAGGTCACCTTCTCCCACTGCGTACCGACCATTTTGCAGATGATCCTCAACTGCGAAGAAGGCAAGGCAACCCGTTTCGAGGGCTGGAAAATGCTCTTGGGCGGCAGCGCGCTGACCCTGGGCATCGCCAGCGAAGCCAGTGCCAAAGGCATGGTCGTGCACGCCGGTTACGGCATGTCGGAAACCTGCCCGTTGCTGTGCCTGACGTACCTGCGTGACGAAGATCGCCAACAGTCCACCGAGGCACAACTGCCGGTGCGCATCAAGACCGGTACGCCGGTGCCGATGGTCGATCTGAAAATCATCGACGCCAATGGTGACGATGTCGCCCACGACGGTGAGTCCCTCGGCGAAATCGTCGTTCGTGCACCGTGGCTGACCCAAGGCTATTTGAAAGAGCCTGAAAAAGGCGCCGAGCTCTGGCTCAACGGCTGGCTGCACACCGGTGACATGGCCTCGATCGACAAGCTGGGCGGCGTGGAAATCAAGGACCGCATCAAGGACGTGATCAAGACCGGCGGCGAATGGATCAGCTCCCTGGAACTGGAAAGCCTGATCAGCGAACACCCGGCGGTCATGTCGGTCGCGGTGGTGGGCATCGTCGATGAACAGTGGGGCGAACGCCCGATGGCCATGGTCGTCTGCGAACCGGGGCAATTCCTCGACCGCAAGATCCTGGAGGTTCATCTGCAAGCCTTCGTCGACGGCGGGCGCATCAACAAATGGGCGATCCCCAAGCAGTTCAAGTTCGTGAACGAAATCCCCAAGACCAGCGTCGGCAAGATCAACAAGAAGCTGATTCGGGAAAGTGAAGCGAACTGAGGGATAAACCTGGCACTGCTGTTGCAGGAGCGAGCACGCTCCGGGCGGCGTTCCGTGGACAGGAGCGCCGCGTTTAGCCAGAAAACACGCGTTTTCGTTAACGACCATCGCGAGCGCGCTCGCTCCTACAGGAGTTCACCGCTGTCAGGCGGTTTCTGGATAGTGTGCAGGGCGTCAACTTTGTCATAGTTCTTCGCCCCGTAAGTCGCAGTTTTCAACGTTTGTGCCAAGCTGAACGGGGTATTGAACCGCCGCGCATGCAACTGCCGGTCAGTCAACCCCCCAGGAAGCCCACGTCATGAGCCTGAGCAGTGCATCAAACGTTCGCCAAGAGTTCTACAAAGCCGTCTGGTTCTACTTCAAAGTGGTGTGGCCGATCTTCTCGATCCTGCTACTGGTGATCATCGCGTGCGGACTGATCATCGCCCATCTGGAAGGCTGGAGCGCTGGTGAAGGTGTCTACTTCGCCTTTGTGACGGGCCTGACCATCGGCTACGGAGAGTTCGTACCCAAACTGGGTGTCTCGCGCGTGCTGGCGATTTTTCTGGGTTTCAACGGCGTACTGATGACCGCGACCTTCGCGGCGATCGCCGTCCGGGCGATTGAAGTGACGGTGACGGCGTCGAGGAAGGGTGATGAGAGAAATCCCGACCAGAATCCCCTGTAGGAGCGAGCCTGCTCGCGATGGTCGTCAACGATAACGCGCGGTTACAGGCTAAACGCGGCGCCTTTGAGTCCATCGCGAGCAGGCTCGCTCCTACAGTTTTTTGGCCGGCAGGCTAAGCCTCCCATCCCGCGCCACTCACCGCCGCCAGCACCAACGGATGCAAATTCGCCCCCTGATGCTCCGTTTGCCACGCCAGCAACTCCTTGCGCATGCTCGGTGCCCAATACATCTGCAAATGATTGCGCACGCTGAGCACCGCCTGCTCCTGGTCCGGCTGCGTCGCAAAGTACTGGGCGATCTGGTTGGCCATCTTGATCAGGTTGTCCGTGCTCATTTGCGCACCTCGGCTTTCTCGGGGTGCCGACGTTCCTTCAGCAGACGATGCTGCTCATCGCTGAATTCCTGGAAGCGTTTCTGCCACTGCGAAGGGTGATACACGCGGCTGACTTCCACGGCGGTGACCTTGTATTCCGGGCAGTTGGTGGCCCAGTCGGAGTTGTCGGTGGTGATGACGTTGGCCCCCGATTCCGGGAAGTGGAAGGTGGTGTACACCACGCCCGGCGCGACCCGTTCGGTGATCCGCGCCCGCAGCACCGTCTGCCCGGCACGGCTGCCGATGCCGACCCAATCACCTTCGTTGATGCCACGGCTCTCGGCGTCGCTCGGGTGGATTTCCAGGCGATCTTCGTCATGCCAGGCGACATTGTCGGTGCGCCGGGTCTGGGCGCCGACGTTGTACTGGCTGAGGATGCGCCCGGTGGTCAGCAGCAACGGATAGCGAGCGTTGACCTTCTCCTCGGTCGGCACGTAGCCGGTGAGCATGAAACGCCCCTTGCCGCGCACAAACTCTTCGATGTGCATGGTCGGCGTGCCGTCCGGTGCCGCGGCGTTGCACGGCCATTGCAGGCTGCCGTGACGATCCAGTTCGGCGTAGCTGACGTTGGTGAAGGTGGGCGTCAGGCTGGCGATTTCATCCATGATTTGCGATGGATGCTTGTAGTTCATCGGGTAACCGAGGGCATAGGCCAGAGCTACCGTGCCTTCCCAGTCGGCCTTGCCACCCAGTGGGTCCATGACCTTGCGCACCCGGGAGATGCGTCGCTCAGCGTTGGTGAAGGTGCCGTCTTTTTCCAGGAACGAGCAGCCCGGCAGGAACACATGGGCGAACTTGGCGGTTTCGTTGAGGAAAATATCCTGCACCACGATGCATTCCATAGCCGACAGGGCCGCGGTGACGTGCTGGGTATTAGGGTCGCTCTGGGCGATGTCTTCGCCCTGGCAATACAAACCCTTGAAGCTACCGGCCAGGGCCGACTCGAACATATTGGGGATGCGCAGGCCCGGGTCGGGTTGCAGGGTGACGTTCCACGCCTGTTCAAACTGCGCCCGTACCACCTCGTTGGAGATGTGCCGGTAACCGGGCAACTCGTGGGGGAAGGAGCCCATGTCGCAGGAACCCTGAACGTTGTTCTGCCCCCGCAACGGGTTCACGCCCACGCCTTCACGGCCGATGTTGCCGGTGGCCATGGCGAGGTTGGCGATGCCCATCACCGAAGTACTGCCCTGACTGTGTTCGGTGACGCCCAAACCGTAGTAGATCGCCGCATTGCCACCGGTGGCATACAGGCGCGCAGCGGCACGGATGTCGGCAGCGGGCACACCGCAGATCGGGCCCAGCACTTGCGGCGAGTTCTCCGCACGGCTGACAAATTCACTCCAGATCGCGAAGTCGCTGCCCTCACAACGAGCGTCGATAAAGTCCTGATTGAGCAAACCTTCATTCACGATCACATGGGCCAACGCATTGAGCATGGCGACGTTGGTGCCGGGCCGCAGAGCCAGATGGAATTCGGCGCGGGCATGCACCGTATCCACCAGATCGATGCGACGCGGGTCGATGACGATCAGCCGCGCACCTTCACGCAAGCGGCGTTTGAGCTGCGAGGCGAACACCGGGTGCGCATCGCTAGGGTTGGCGCCCATCACCAAAATCACGTCGGCCTGCATCACCGAATCAAAACTCTGAGTGCCGGCAGACTCGCCCAGCGTTTGCTTCAGCCCATAACCGGTGGGCGAATGGCAGACCCGTGCGCAGGTGTCGACGTTGTTGTTACCGAACGCGGCGCGCACCAGTTTTTGCACCAGATAGGTTTCTTCGTTGGTGCAGCGACTGGAAGTGATGCCACCAATGGAATCGCGGCCGTAGGTTTGCTGCAAACGACGAAATTCACTGGCGGCGTAGGTCACCGCTTCATCCCAGCTGACTTCCTGCCAGGGGTCGCTGATGTGTTTGCGGATCATCGGCTTGGTGATGCGATCCGGGTGGGTCGCATAGCCCCAGGCAAAGCGCCCTTTGACGCAGGAGTGGCCGTGGTTGGCTTGGCCATTCTTGTCCGGAACCATGCGTACCAGTTTGTCGCCCTTCATCTCGGCACGGAACGAGCAACCCACGCCGCAATAGGCACAAGTGGTGATCACGCTGCGTTCGGGCTGACCCAGTTCAACCACGCTTTTTTCCATCAGGGTCGCAGTCGGGCAGGCCTGCACACAGGCGCCGCAGGACACGCATTCCGAGTCTAGGAAGTTATCCCCACCAGCAGCAGAAACACGGGATTCAAAGCCGCGCCCGGTAATGGTCAGGGCAAAGGTGCCCTGGGTTTCTTCGCAGGCGCGCACGCAGCGGTTGCAGACGATGCACTTGCTCGGGTCGTAATCGAAGTAGGGGTTGGACGTGTCCTTCACGTCGGCCAGATGGTTGTCGCCTTCATAACCGTAGCGCACCTCCCGCAAACCGACCTGACCGGCCACGGTTTGCAGCTCGCAGTTGCCATTGGCCGAGCAGGTCAGGCAGTCCAGCGGGTGATCGGAAATGTACAACTCCATGACATTGCGCCGCAGCGTCGCGAGCTTTGGCGTCTGGGTGTGCACGCTCATGTCCTCGCTGACCGGCGTGGTGCAGGACGCGGGATAACCGCGCATGCCATCGATCTCCACCAGGCACATGCGGCAGGAGCCGAAGGCTTCCAGGCTGTCGGTGGCACAGAGTTTGGGAATGGTGGTGCCCAGCAGCGCGGCGGCACGCATCACCGAGGTGCCTTCGGGCACGCTGATGCTGCGGCCATCGATGTTCAGGGTGACTTGCACCTGGCTGTCGCGGGCCGGAGTACCAAGGTCAATGTCTGTATTCGGGTCGAAGAGAGTGATCATTGTTCGGCCTCCGAGGCGTGCAGACCGAAGTCAGCGGGGAAGTGCTGGAGGGCGCTGGCGACCGGAAACGAGACCATGCCGCCCAACGCGCACAGCGAACCGTATTGCAGGGTGTCGCACAGGTCCTTGAGGATGATCACCTGCGCATCGCGACTGTTCTGGTCAGGCGCGGCCAGCAGGCGGTCGATCACCTCGACGCCACGGGTCGAGCCGATGCGGCACGGCGTGCATTTGCCACAGGATTCCTCGGCGCAGAACTGCATGGCGAAACGCGCCATATGGGCCATGTCGAGGGTGTCGTCAGCCACCACCACACCCCCGTGACCGAGCATCGCGCCGATGGCGGTGAAGGCCTCGTAATCCAGCGGCGTGTCGAATTGCGAAGGTGGCACCCAGGCGCCAAGGGGGCCGCCCACCTGCGCAGCCTTCAGCGGCCGGCCACTGGCGGTCCCGCCGCCGTAGTCTTCCACCAGCTCCCGCAAGGTCAGGCCAAAGGCTCGTTCCACCAGGCCGCCGCGACGGATATTGCCCGCCAACTGGAAGGGCATGGTGCCCAGGGAACGGCCCATGCCGTAATCACGATAGAACTGCGCGCCCTTGGCCAGAATCAGCGGCACCGAGGCCAACGTCAGCACGTTGTGCACCAGCGTCGGCAGGCCGAACAAACCCTGCAACGCGGGGATCGGCGGCTTGGCGCGGACGATCCCGCGTTTGCCTTCCAGAGAGTCCAGCAACGCGGTTTCTTCACCGCAGATATAAGCACCGGCACCGACGCGCACTTGCATATCGAAGGCCAAGCCGCTGCCGCCTACATTGGCGCCAAGGTAACCGGCAGTTCGAGCGATGTTCAGCGCTGCGCGTAATGTCGCCACAGCATCTGGATACTCCGAGCGAACATAGATGTAGCCGAAGGTGGCGCCGACGGTAATGCCAGCAATGGCCATGCCTTCGATCAGCAGGAAAGGGTCGCCTTCCATCAACATGCGGTCGGCAAAGGTGCCGGAGTCGCCTTCGTCGGCGTTGCACACGATGTACTTCTGCGCAGCTTCGGTCGCGCGCACCGTGCGCCATTTGATCCCGGCGGGGAAGGCCGCGCCGCCACGACCACGCAGGCCAGAATCGAACACTGCTGTCGCGGTCTGCTCGCCGCCAATGCTGACGGCCCTTGTTAAACCTTCGAAACCGCCATGGGCTCGGTAATCGTCCAGCGACAGCGGCCGGGTAATGCCGGCACGGGCGAACAGCAGGCGTTGTTGAGACTTGAGATAAGGCAATTCTTCCACCAGACCCAAGGCCAGCGGATGAGCGGACGGCTCGCCTTGCAGCGCATCGAGCACCGACGGCACATCGGCCGCCGTCAGAGGACCAAAACCGATACGACCTTGCGGGCTGTCCACTTCCAGCAGCGGTTCCAGCCAATACAGGCCACGGGAACTGCTGCGCTGCAACTCCAGCGGCAAATTACGTTCCTGAGCCTGCGTGATCAGCGCCACCGCCACTTCATCGCCCCCCACGGCACGAGCCAGCGAATCACAAGGCAAATAAAGAGTCGGCATCACGCGTCCTCCCGGCAAGCATCGAGCAACGCATCCAGCCGCTCGGCACTGAGCCGCGCATGCACCCGCCCATCCAGCTCCAACGCTGGCGAGCAGGCACAAGCGCCAAGGCAATAAACAGGACGCAAACTGATACTGCCATCGGCACTGCTACCGTGATCATCCAGTTGCAGACGCTCGCGCAACTGCGCGGCCAACTGCTCGGCACCACGGCTCTGGCACGACTCGGCCCGGCACAGCCGCAAGATATGCCGCGCGGGCGGTGCGGTACGGAAGTCATGGTAAAAACTGATCACCCCACGCACCTCGGCCTGGCTCAGGTTCAGGGCATGGGCAATCTCGGGGACGGCGACATCGGGGACGTAACCGATGCGCTCCTGAATATCATGAAGAATAGGCAACAGCGCCCCCGGAGTACCCTTGTGGCGCTCCAGCAGACTGTTGACCACAGGCAGGTGCAACAACTCATCAGGCATTCAGCAATCCTCACGGTCACGGACAAACCAGAAGGTCGTCGGTTGTCCGAAAGTGTCGGCTGCGGCATTTACACCACGTCACGGTATCGTGGATTTCAGGCCGGTGGCCAGGGCACCCTGAGCGGGCATCTTGTTGTGCCCGGCGCGGTCTTCGCCGCACATCTGAAAGGGCATAAAACCCAGATTGCCACGGGGGCGTTGATTCAGCTGTACCAAAGCGACGTGCTTGGTTCTGTCTGCGACCACCTATTAAGTCTAGAAGAGTGCGGCACAAATGTGGGGTTGGGCATTTATGGACGGCCCAATCAGGCCCGCTGTAACGGGCCTCATGCCTCACCGCTCAGGCATCCAGCACCAGGCGGGTGCCGCGACTACCGGAAACGCAGGGCGCGATCCATTCACCGCTTTGGCGCTGGGCGTCATTCAGGCAGTCGTCGCGGTGCTCCGGTTCGCCTTCAAGGACCCGGCACACACAAGCGCCGCACATGCCCATGCCACAGGAGAACTCCAGATTGACCCCGGCCCGCGAAGCTGCCTGGATCAGGCTTTCCCCGGTTTGCACCTGGACCTCACAACCACTGCGTCGCAGCTCCAGTGAAAAGCTCTGCGCGTCAAGGTTCGCGGGCTGCCGGGGCTGGAAATGCTCGCGATACAGGGCTGTGGCCGGCCAGTTCGCCTTGAGCGCCGCCTGTTCGACGGTGTCCATGAAGCCGGTCGGGCCGCAGCAGTACAGACCGGCTGCGCTTTGCCAGGCGGGAAATTGACTGGTCAGCAGCTCGGCGATCTGCCCGGCGCGCAAGCCGCCGTACCACTGGACGTCGGCGCCCAGGCGCTGGATGAAAGGCGCATGGCGTGCCTCTCGGGTGAAATAGAGCAAGCGCACGGGACGGCCTTCGGCCAGGCATTGGCGATACATCGGCAGCAACGGCGTAATACCGATGCCCGCCGCCACCAGCGTCACCGGCCCGCTGCCCGGTTGCAGGGCGAACAGATTGCGTGGCGTACTGACTTCGATCTGCGCGCCCAGGCGCAGTTGCTCGTGCAGCCAGCGCGAGCCACCCCGGGAGGTGGGTTCGCGCTTGATCCCCAGGTACAGGTGACCATCTTCGGGCAGGCTCAGCACCGAGTACTGGCGCACCGCACCGTTGCCCAGGCGCAGGTCGACATGGGCGCCGGCGGCCCAGCTAAAGGGCAGGGGCGCGGCGTCGACGGGGGCCAGTTCAATACCCAACACATCGTCGGCTTCCAGGCGCAGGCTGCGCACGTGCAGGGCAGACCAGCTCATGCGCGGACTCCTGCGGCCTGTTGCAAGCGACGCACGGCGTCCCGGGCTTGGGCGCCGAGTTCCGCCAGGTCGAGGTCGGGCAGTTGGTCGTTGTCGACGGTCAACCGCCCGCCCACCAGCATGGCGCGCAAGGTCGGGCGCCCACCTCCCACCACCGGGCCGATTGCCGGGTCGTGCAGGCCGAAGTAGCGAGGCTGGTCGAGACGGTAGATGGCCAGGTCGGCGGCCATGCCTACTTGCAGGCTGCCGACGGCGTCCAGGCCCAACACCTTGGCGCCGCCAGCGGTACCCCAGCGCACCACATCTTCTACCGTTGCCGCGTGGGCACCGCCTTCCTCGTCGCCGCCGGCATGGCGCGGGCGGGTGCGTTCGCCGGCCTTGGCCCGCTGCATCAGCCAGGCGGCGTGGGTTTCGCTGATCATGTCGCAGGCCTCGTTGGAGGCGGCGCCGTCCACGCCGATCGACACCTGCATCCCGGCGGCTTCCATGGCCACCACATCGGCGATACCGCTGCCCAGGCGGCCATTGCTTTGCGGGCAATGGGCGATGCCCGTGCCGCTGGCCCCGAGCATCTGGATTTCCTCGGCGTCGAGTTTCACCAGATGGGCGAACCACAGGTCCGGCCCCAGCCACTCCTGCTCGGCACAGAACGCCACCGGCGACATGCCATGGCGTTGCTGCACCTCGTTCTGGTATTCGACGGTTTCGCTCAGGTGGCTGTGCAGGCGAATGCCCAGCCGCCGGGCAACCCGTGCGGTTTCCCGCAGGTGCTCCGCCGGCATGGAGTAGGGCGGGCTGGTGGGCGCCATCACCACCCGTCGCCAGGCATCGGCGGCCGGGTCGTGGTAACGCCGCACCAAGCGCTCAACGTCGTTCAGGTACTGCTCCAGTGTTTCCGGTCCGGCCACCGCCTTGCCTTCGGCTTGTCGTGCTTGTGTGGCGCCGCCCCGGCACAGGACAAAACGCAGCCCCAGGCGTTCGGCTTCCTCGAACAGTACCTGGGCACTGTCAAAGGCCATGCCCGGCAAATACAGGTAATGGTGGTCGGCGACGGTGGCGCAGCCGGAGCGCGCCAATTCAACCAGGCCTATGCGCGCGGCCAGGCGAAAGCTCTGCTCGTCAAACAGGCCCCGATAGCGATAGGGCACAGCGCCCAGCCAGGCCCCCAGGCTCTGGTCGATACCTGCGGGAATGCCCTTGAGCAGCGACTGGAACAGGTGATGGTGGGTATTGACCCACGCCGGGTACACCACGCAATCGGTGGCATCCAGCACGCGCTCCCCGGGCAGGGCTTGCAGGGCGCCGATGGCGGCGATGCTCCCGTCGACGATGCGAATATCAGGCCCGGCATGGCGTGCCGCCGCGCCGGACAAACCGGTGAGAATGGCGCTGGCATTGCGCACCAGCCAGCTGTTTTCAAACGTCATGTGAGGCTCCATACGCCGCGCTTGCGGCGGACTCAAAGGGTTAGCCGAGTTCGCTTTCGTGCCAGTTGCGCAGGCTCAACCGGGCCAGCAGGGCCATCAGGCTGAACAGTGCGACACCGGTCAGGGCGATCAGCAGCAGGGCGGCGAAAAGCCTTGGAATATTCAGTTGGAAACCGGCTTGGAGAATCTGGTACGCCAGCCCGGCGCCAGTGCCCCCGGTGCCCGCGACGAACTCCGCCACCACCGCGCCGATCAAGGCCAGCCCGCTGGCAATGCGCAGCCCGGCAAAAAAACACGGCAGGGCGCTGGGAATGCGCAGGCGCAGCAGTACCTGCCAGCGGCTGGCGCGGTTCAGGCGGAACAGATTGAGCAGGCCGGGGTTGACGCTGCGCAGGCCGAGTACGGTGTTGGCGATGATCGGGAAAATCGCCACCAGGGTCGCGCAAATCACCAACGCCAGCGTGGTGTTGCTGCACCAGATGATGATCAGCGGCGCCACGGCCACTACCGGCGTGACCTGCAACAGGATGGCGTAGGGAAACAGGCTGGCTTCCAGCACCCGGCTCTGCACGAAGACAAAGGCCGCCAAAGTGCCGATCAGTACCGCCAGGGCGAACGAGAAGAAGGTGATCTTCAAGGTCATCCACAACGCACCGAGCAGCATCGGGCCATCGCTGACCAGGGTGCGGCCGATGTCGGCCGGGGAGGGCACCAGGTACACCGGCACTTTCCAGGCCACGCAGGCCAGTTGCCACAGGCTCAGCAACACGGCGCCGAGCAGCAGCGGCGAGACGATGCGCAACACCGTGGGGTGACGCAACCAGGGAGTAAAGGATGGGCTCATGATCGGGCTCTCAAAGTGAAATCAGCAAGGGTCGCCATTGGCCTGGGCCAGCAGTCGGGACAGGCGTGCGCACTGCTCGATAAAGGCCGGGGAGGTGCGGTAGGCCTCGTCCCGCTCCAGGGGGCCGTCGATCTCGATGTCGGCGATCACCCGGCCCGGGCGTGCGCCCATCACCACCACCCGCGACGACAGGTACACCGCCTCGAAGATGCTGTGGGTGACGAACACCACGGTCAGGTCGCGGCTGGCCCACAGCTGGCGCAGGTCACTGTCGAGCTTGTTGCGGGTGAACTCGTCGAGGGCGCCGAAGGGTTCATCCATCAGCAGCAGATTGGGCTCGGTGGCCAGGGCCCGGGCGATGGACGCGCGCATTTGCATGCCGCCGGACAGCTCCCGCGGGTACACCTGGCTGAAGCGGTCCAGGCCGACCAGGGCCAGGGCCGCGTCGACCTTGGGTTGGCTCTGGGCCTTGGGCACACCGGCCAGGTCCAGGGGCAGGCGCACGTTATCGCTGACCCGGGCCCAGGGCATCAGGGTCGCCTCCTGGAACACCATGGCCAGGCTTTGCCCTTGGGTCGGGCTGGCCGGGCTGTCCTTGCCCCACCAGCGCACATGGCCGGCGGAGGGTTGTTCGAGGCCGGCGAACATCTTCAGCAAGGTGCTCTTGCCGCAGCCCGAAGGACCGAGCAACGACACGAACTCGCCGCGTTGAATCGCCAGCTTCACCCGGCTCAAAGCCTGGGTGCCATTGCTGTAGGTTTTTTCCACCTGGTTGGCGAACAGCGGCGTTTGCACACCGACGCTGTCGGTGCCGGGCAACGCCTGTGGCCGGGCGTCGGCTGGAGTTATGGTTTGCATCAACATAGCGCTCTCCCCTGGGGTCATGAGCGACCGGATAAGCCCCGGCGCACCGGGGCGCTGAACTCAGTGGCTGAGGAACACTTCGCTTTCGCCGTGGGCTTCGAGCAGGCCCAGCAGTTGCCGACGAATCACCAGGCCGGGCTTGTCCGACGGCATGTGCAGCTCCACCCTGCGCCGGGTGTCGACACAGGCGTCGTAATCGGTGGCTTCGAGGATGTCGCGGTCTTCGGCGGTGATCGCCGCGTCCCAATCGATCAGTTCCTGGGTCGAGCATTGTTCCTCGCTGTCGTTGCGGTACAGCCACTGGACCAGCATCAGGCGCCCGTCTTCCATGGGCGTGGCGCAGTTGTAGATGATGTGGTGGATGCCGCTGTCCGGGTACATGCAGCCAAAGCGCCGGGAAAAGGGCAGGTAATAACGGTTGATCAGGTGGCGCTGGGTGATCGGCTCGCGGGTGCCGGTGATGCGAAAGCTTTCCTCGGGGTTGCGGATCGGCACCCGGGTTTCGGCCTCGAAGCCGTAGTCGGTTTCGCGGAACTCGTAGCCGGCCGGCGCCGGCTGGTCGAACAGGCCGAAGTTGGCTTTGTGGACGAAGGAAAAGTGCGAGTTGTCGAAGGAGTTTTCCATGACCCGCAGCGGGCTGGTTTTCCACTCTTCATAAAACTGGAAGATGCGCCGGTAGCCCGGTGCGCCGTCTTCGGGAAACTCAGGGATAGGCTGCAGCGGATCGTCGAGGGCGACCCA
Proteins encoded:
- a CDS encoding ABC transporter ATP-binding protein, which gives rise to MLMQTITPADARPQALPGTDSVGVQTPLFANQVEKTYSNGTQALSRVKLAIQRGEFVSLLGPSGCGKSTLLKMFAGLEQPSAGHVRWWGKDSPASPTQGQSLAMVFQEATLMPWARVSDNVRLPLDLAGVPKAQSQPKVDAALALVGLDRFSQVYPRELSGGMQMRASIARALATEPNLLLMDEPFGALDEFTRNKLDSDLRQLWASRDLTVVFVTHSIFEAVYLSSRVVVMGARPGRVIADIEIDGPLERDEAYRTSPAFIEQCARLSRLLAQANGDPC
- a CDS encoding aromatic ring-hydroxylating oxygenase subunit alpha, whose translation is MLVTKQPVLRRFWYALLPMTALDAGPQPFTLLGEALVLWKRPDGTPVAMRDRCCHRTAKLSKGFVSEDGNIACGYHGWEYDCTGTCVKIPQNPAGMIPPGASVQAFHCQEKYGYAWVALDDPLQPIPEFPEDGAPGYRRIFQFYEEWKTSPLRVMENSFDNSHFSFVHKANFGLFDQPAPAGYEFRETDYGFEAETRVPIRNPEESFRITGTREPITQRHLINRYYLPFSRRFGCMYPDSGIHHIIYNCATPMEDGRLMLVQWLYRNDSEEQCSTQELIDWDAAITAEDRDILEATDYDACVDTRRRVELHMPSDKPGLVIRRQLLGLLEAHGESEVFLSH